In Dyadobacter sp. NIV53, a single window of DNA contains:
- a CDS encoding TetR/AcrR family transcriptional regulator, whose amino-acid sequence MIHATGLTKGSIYGNFVNKDDVALAAFDFNLKQVNGVIQNEMESRNTCREKLLVYTKVYENFLEFPFPDGGCPVLNTAVDSDDTHAELRQKAADAIQNWKNIISKLIQKGILNKEFRDDVDPEQIALTIIATIEGAIMITKLTGKLNYRRSIMRSVEKIINDLG is encoded by the coding sequence ATGATACATGCAACCGGACTTACAAAAGGCAGTATTTATGGTAATTTTGTAAACAAAGATGATGTTGCACTGGCTGCTTTTGATTTTAATCTTAAACAGGTAAATGGCGTGATCCAAAATGAGATGGAAAGCCGGAATACTTGCCGTGAAAAATTGCTGGTTTATACCAAAGTGTACGAGAATTTCCTCGAATTTCCTTTTCCTGACGGCGGTTGCCCAGTTTTGAATACGGCCGTAGATTCGGACGATACACATGCGGAATTGAGACAAAAAGCGGCTGACGCAATTCAGAACTGGAAAAACATTATTTCCAAACTGATACAAAAGGGAATCCTCAACAAGGAATTCAGAGATGATGTTGATCCGGAGCAAATAGCACTTACGATTATTGCTACTATTGAGGGAGCGATCATGATTACTAAATTGACCGGAAAACTAAATTATCGCAGGTCTATTATGAGATCGGTGGAAAAGATAATTAATGATTTAGGCTAA
- a CDS encoding PaaI family thioesterase: MNENLRERTFHWEDPMKGAKEAVTMAGLDYFQAINDGKLPLPPLMHALDFYVESIEKGKAVFKFEPNEFHYNPIGTVHGGVISAILDSAMGCSLHSLLPAGTGYTTLELKVNFLKAITIKSGELKAVGKVIHSGSRTALIEAQLTDQNGAIYAHSTSTCMIFSINPESYKS, encoded by the coding sequence ATGAATGAGAATTTACGTGAGCGAACTTTCCATTGGGAAGACCCTATGAAAGGTGCAAAAGAGGCAGTAACTATGGCTGGGCTGGATTATTTTCAGGCAATAAATGATGGGAAATTACCTTTACCTCCTTTAATGCACGCCCTGGATTTTTATGTAGAAAGCATTGAAAAAGGAAAAGCAGTTTTTAAGTTTGAACCCAATGAATTTCATTATAATCCGATCGGAACTGTTCATGGTGGTGTTATCTCAGCCATTCTGGATTCCGCAATGGGTTGCTCTCTTCACTCACTTCTTCCGGCAGGTACAGGTTACACGACACTTGAATTAAAAGTAAATTTTTTGAAAGCAATTACAATTAAATCCGGTGAGCTGAAAGCTGTTGGAAAAGTAATTCATTCCGGAAGCAGGACTGCTCTTATTGAAGCTCAGCTGACTGATCAAAATGGTGCCATATATGCACATAGTACCAGTACATGCATGATTTTCAGTATAAATCCGGAGTCATATAAAAGCTAA
- a CDS encoding SDR family oxidoreductase, producing MKTTNNTILITGGSAGIGFEIAKMLSEKGNEVIITGRNPERLKQAVAQLLNVTGFECDVTNEDEVNQLVNKLNTDFPKLNIVINNAGQAYAYNLSESTNTFQKASDEMLTNYLSIIRINEKLLPLLRAQQESAIVNVSSIVAFVPNQAAATYGASKAALHSYTQTLRISLAKSTSVKVFELMPPLVNTDFSQEIGGINGISPVVVAEDLLNAFENDSYEIHVGRTADIYALFHASPADALLAMNPN from the coding sequence ATGAAAACAACTAATAATACGATTTTAATCACTGGTGGAAGTGCAGGAATCGGTTTTGAAATCGCAAAAATGTTATCTGAAAAAGGCAACGAAGTTATTATCACCGGAAGAAATCCTGAAAGGCTTAAACAGGCGGTTGCACAATTATTAAATGTTACAGGTTTTGAATGTGATGTAACTAATGAAGATGAAGTAAATCAATTGGTTAACAAATTGAATACTGATTTTCCAAAACTGAATATTGTGATCAATAACGCTGGTCAGGCTTATGCGTACAATCTGAGCGAAAGTACCAATACCTTTCAAAAAGCCAGTGATGAAATGCTGACCAACTATTTATCAATTATCAGGATAAACGAGAAACTTCTTCCCCTGCTTCGAGCACAGCAGGAATCAGCTATTGTAAATGTTTCGAGTATTGTTGCATTTGTGCCAAATCAGGCCGCGGCGACATATGGAGCAAGTAAGGCTGCATTGCACTCTTATACACAAACGCTTCGGATTTCTCTCGCCAAATCAACAAGTGTTAAAGTTTTCGAATTAATGCCCCCGTTGGTTAATACTGATTTTTCTCAGGAAATAGGTGGTATTAACGGAATTTCCCCTGTTGTAGTAGCCGAAGATCTGCTAAATGCTTTCGAAAATGATTCGTACGAAATTCATGTTGGCCGTACCGCTGATATTTATGCATTATTCCATGCTTCACCGGCGGATGCTTTACTGGCTATGAACCCAAATTAA
- a CDS encoding DUF2798 domain-containing protein, with amino-acid sequence MKKRIAFAMIMGIITTGIISFTLISINIGFVPNFVVIWLRAWSTSYLVVIPAILLIGPKVQNLVDVMFKETTSTRLE; translated from the coding sequence ATGAAAAAGAGAATTGCTTTTGCTATGATTATGGGAATTATTACAACAGGTATCATTTCCTTTACATTGATTTCCATTAATATTGGATTTGTTCCCAATTTTGTGGTGATTTGGCTCAGGGCTTGGAGCACATCATATCTGGTAGTCATTCCTGCCATATTATTGATCGGTCCGAAAGTTCAGAATCTTGTTGATGTAATGTTTAAAGAAACGACATCTACCAGGTTAGAATAA
- the fabF gene encoding beta-ketoacyl-ACP synthase II, giving the protein MKRVVVTGLGAITPLGNTVDEFWQNILAGKSGAGAITKFDTSKFKTHFACEVKHFNAVDFIDKKEIKKYDVFTQFAIVASDEAIKDAGLDFSQMSEEERYEVGVIWGSGNGGIGTFEEQLREYHTGDGTPRFSPYFIPKMIVDIAAGVISIRHKLHGPNYCTVSACASSNTAIINAFDTIRLGKATIMIAGGSEAAITNSSLGGFSSAQALSKRNDDPETASRPFDKDRDGFVMGEGAGALVLEEWEHAVKRGATIYAELVGGGAAADAYHLTGTPPDGLGAYLGMSKALSDAGISADKIDYVNAHATSTGLGDMSELHGIKRVFGDHPVVIGATKSMTGHLLGAAGAVESIVSVLSIRDNVIPGTINTQNLDEHIPEGLDIILGKSRQQTVNYVLNNTFGFGGHVASSIFKKYTGE; this is encoded by the coding sequence ATGAAAAGAGTAGTAGTTACAGGTTTAGGTGCAATTACACCGTTGGGAAATACGGTAGATGAATTCTGGCAAAATATCCTGGCCGGAAAAAGCGGCGCAGGAGCGATTACAAAATTTGATACTTCTAAATTCAAAACGCACTTTGCATGCGAAGTAAAACACTTTAATGCAGTAGATTTTATTGATAAAAAGGAAATAAAAAAATACGATGTCTTTACGCAGTTCGCTATTGTAGCAAGTGATGAAGCGATTAAAGATGCCGGTCTGGATTTTTCTCAGATGAGTGAAGAGGAACGATACGAAGTGGGCGTAATCTGGGGAAGTGGTAATGGAGGAATTGGTACTTTTGAAGAACAGCTTCGCGAATACCACACAGGCGATGGAACACCACGTTTCAGCCCGTATTTTATTCCAAAGATGATCGTAGATATTGCAGCAGGAGTTATCTCGATCCGCCATAAATTACATGGCCCCAACTACTGTACAGTTTCTGCATGTGCTTCGTCTAATACGGCTATAATCAATGCGTTTGATACCATACGTCTGGGCAAAGCCACAATCATGATTGCGGGTGGGTCAGAGGCCGCCATTACAAATTCATCTTTGGGGGGATTCAGTTCAGCACAGGCTTTGTCGAAACGCAATGATGATCCTGAAACGGCATCGAGGCCATTTGATAAAGACCGCGATGGTTTTGTGATGGGAGAAGGTGCTGGTGCACTTGTACTCGAAGAATGGGAGCATGCTGTCAAAAGAGGTGCAACAATTTATGCCGAACTGGTTGGAGGCGGAGCAGCTGCCGATGCCTACCATTTAACAGGTACTCCTCCGGACGGTTTGGGTGCTTATCTGGGTATGTCGAAAGCATTGAGTGACGCAGGGATTTCTGCTGATAAAATTGATTACGTCAATGCTCACGCAACGTCTACAGGTTTGGGTGATATGAGTGAATTGCATGGAATTAAGCGCGTATTTGGCGATCATCCGGTTGTTATTGGTGCTACCAAATCCATGACCGGCCATTTGCTGGGTGCAGCGGGCGCTGTAGAAAGTATTGTCAGCGTATTATCGATCAGGGACAATGTGATTCCGGGAACAATTAATACGCAGAATCTGGATGAGCACATTCCGGAAGGACTGGATATTATTCTGGGAAAATCACGTCAGCAAACTGTTAATTACGTCTTGAACAACACATTCGGTTTCGGCGGCCACGTTGCTAGCTCGATTTTCAAGAAGTATACTGGAGAATAA
- a CDS encoding HAD family hydrolase, translating to MQISDIRLIATDMDGTLLNTRHELNESFFPVFRKLKDQGIIFVAASGRQYYNLEKKLEAVKDEVIFAAENGSYVVFQDEEIHIQAIDQDIVRELIVTSKNIPNTYAIICGKKKAYVESAEPEFIDHLKLYFERYEIVEDLLKVEDDQFLKFTLCDLAGSEKNSYPHFKHLETTLQVKVSGPIWLDISHKQANKGRAMEVLQEKFGITFEQTMAFGDYLNDLELLQKAYYSYAMANAHPEVKKIARFVAKSNDENGVVEVLSELLDPVVVTNQL from the coding sequence ATGCAAATTTCCGATATCCGCCTGATTGCAACCGACATGGACGGCACCCTTCTTAATACCAGACATGAACTGAACGAGTCATTTTTTCCAGTTTTCAGAAAGTTAAAAGATCAGGGAATCATTTTTGTTGCAGCAAGCGGAAGGCAATATTACAATCTGGAAAAGAAACTGGAAGCGGTAAAAGATGAAGTTATCTTTGCGGCAGAAAATGGCAGTTATGTGGTTTTTCAGGATGAAGAAATCCATATTCAGGCTATTGACCAGGACATTGTAAGAGAACTTATTGTTACTTCAAAAAATATCCCAAACACATACGCGATCATTTGCGGTAAGAAAAAAGCATACGTAGAAAGTGCCGAGCCAGAATTTATAGATCATTTGAAACTCTATTTCGAACGATACGAAATCGTTGAAGATCTTCTTAAAGTGGAAGACGACCAGTTTCTAAAATTTACATTGTGTGATCTGGCCGGTTCAGAAAAAAACAGTTACCCGCATTTCAAACACCTGGAAACGACTTTGCAGGTAAAAGTTTCAGGCCCGATCTGGCTGGATATTTCTCATAAACAGGCCAATAAAGGAAGGGCAATGGAAGTTCTTCAGGAAAAATTCGGTATTACTTTTGAGCAGACTATGGCATTCGGTGATTATCTGAACGATCTGGAATTACTTCAAAAAGCATATTATTCTTACGCAATGGCCAACGCACATCCTGAAGTTAAAAAAATAGCAAGGTTTGTTGCGAAAAGTAACGACGAAAACGGTGTAGTTGAAGTATTGTCAGAGCTGCTTGATCCGGTAGTTGTCACTAATCAGCTATAA
- a CDS encoding EamA family transporter, which yields MKFSKYYLIAFLSFVMWGFFSLALKPLHHYPSLDILFYRVFLCAVIMVFISLFLRIKVLKENIAILKAMSAQQRNRIIGLTLGGGVLLTANWFFFIYVMNHISVKAASFAYLVCPILTTVIAFFVLHEKLSKWQWTAVLLSVVSCILLSFNNVADVAYSMIVAASYALYLVSQRKNMGLDKFLVLTVQILFSALILLPFYPSYSAALPDDSTFYWYILLIAVVFTIVPLYMNLYALQGVTSSTMGIMLYINPLMNFAIALFYFHETINSFQIIAYSLILISIVIFNERFIFRRRGNVVVG from the coding sequence ATGAAGTTTTCCAAGTATTACCTGATTGCATTTCTTTCCTTTGTTATGTGGGGATTTTTCAGCCTTGCTTTAAAGCCTTTACATCATTATCCTTCGCTTGATATTTTATTTTACCGTGTTTTTCTGTGTGCAGTTATTATGGTTTTTATCAGCTTGTTTTTACGCATAAAAGTGTTGAAAGAAAACATAGCTATTTTAAAAGCAATGTCTGCACAGCAACGCAATAGGATCATAGGATTAACACTGGGAGGCGGAGTTTTACTTACAGCCAACTGGTTTTTCTTCATTTATGTGATGAATCATATCAGTGTAAAAGCAGCTTCATTTGCTTATCTGGTTTGTCCGATTCTGACGACTGTAATTGCTTTTTTTGTTTTGCATGAAAAGCTCAGCAAATGGCAGTGGACCGCAGTTTTGTTAAGTGTAGTAAGTTGTATATTACTCTCATTCAATAATGTTGCTGATGTTGCTTATAGTATGATCGTTGCCGCTTCCTACGCATTGTATCTGGTAAGCCAGCGTAAGAATATGGGACTGGATAAATTCCTGGTACTCACCGTACAAATCCTTTTTTCTGCTTTGATATTACTTCCTTTTTATCCGTCATACAGCGCAGCTTTGCCGGACGACAGTACTTTTTACTGGTATATACTGTTGATAGCCGTTGTGTTTACCATCGTTCCGCTTTACATGAATCTGTATGCATTACAAGGAGTTACTTCTTCCACGATGGGTATTATGCTGTATATCAATCCACTCATGAATTTCGCCATTGCGCTGTTTTACTTTCACGAAACGATCAACAGTTTTCAGATTATAGCTTACTCGCTTATACTTATTTCTATAGTGATATTTAATGAGCGGTTTATTTTTAGGAGGAGAGGGAATGTGGTGGTGGGGTAA
- a CDS encoding PIN domain-containing protein: protein MGIDAFDISYVALSLQTNGWLWTGDKKLVTHLKTMGFDRTIVTGELFEKLVG, encoded by the coding sequence ATCGGTATTGATGCTTTTGATATCAGCTATGTTGCATTATCCTTACAAACAAATGGCTGGCTTTGGACTGGTGACAAAAAACTGGTTACTCATTTAAAAACAATGGGATTTGACCGTACCATTGTTACTGGTGAATTGTTCGAGAAATTAGTTGGTTAA
- a CDS encoding PIN domain-containing protein, with protein sequence MMIVVVDMNILFSAVISPDSRIGEIIAHPAPPFEKMNCYYAFIELFKHQPKIIKFSKRPQNEVLDILYSVLRQILWLMKH encoded by the coding sequence ATGATGATTGTAGTCGTCGATATGAATATTCTGTTTAGTGCCGTAATTTCACCAGATAGCAGAATAGGAGAAATTATTGCACATCCCGCTCCTCCATTTGAAAAAATGAATTGCTATTATGCTTTTATTGAACTATTTAAACACCAGCCAAAAATTATAAAGTTTTCTAAAAGACCTCAAAATGAGGTTCTTGATATATTATATTCTGTGCTTCGACAAATTCTTTGGTTAATGAAACATTAA
- a CDS encoding HEAT repeat domain-containing protein translates to MKSYEEVRAILSAIEANETMYSQITAEDIPSLKKLLKEDEAWLAARAIFALSRVDNPESNEVIFNSVKDKRSAVRVAIAHSANVLKQPAATERILSALITDKDVGVRKFAIQSLPKTVSPELMEKVRSISQEDSHDYIKGISNEKIRSLKVR, encoded by the coding sequence ATGAAAAGCTACGAAGAAGTCCGTGCGATACTCAGCGCAATAGAAGCGAACGAAACCATGTATTCCCAAATAACTGCGGAAGATATTCCTTCACTCAAAAAACTATTGAAAGAAGATGAAGCCTGGCTGGCCGCAAGAGCCATTTTTGCACTAAGCCGTGTTGACAACCCGGAAAGCAATGAGGTGATATTTAATTCAGTAAAAGATAAAAGAAGTGCAGTAAGAGTAGCAATTGCCCACTCTGCCAATGTGCTCAAACAACCGGCGGCTACAGAGAGAATTCTGTCTGCACTGATTACGGATAAAGATGTAGGTGTAAGAAAATTCGCAATACAATCATTGCCCAAAACCGTTAGCCCCGAGTTAATGGAAAAAGTCAGAAGCATTTCACAGGAAGATTCTCATGATTATATCAAAGGAATATCGAATGAAAAGATCAGGAGTTTGAAAGTGAGGTGA
- a CDS encoding phytanoyl-CoA dioxygenase family protein, with protein sequence MEHQTMAPTMAPKNAHQDIPGNPSTAKSSNVKLNDRSNGKPLQLLSEEDWQFWITNGYIVIKDAVPKEQVKKMADFLWEFEEKDPNDPETWYAPPRAEMKMKELTNTGMVEVYNHQYMWDNRQYPKVHQAFTDIWGTEKLWVTIDRANLNMPLRPGFDYKGFIHWDYDPETKPQNVQGVLALADQDDENMGGFQCIPELFRTYDTWKLTQPEDRDHFKPDISGFELVKVKMNAGDLLIFNSSQPHGIRPNRSKDKVRMAQYIAMMPAQEDDEELRQWRINSWKERQAPEGYAFPGDPRNWEKTKYETAILSPLGKKLLGLDKW encoded by the coding sequence ATGGAACATCAAACTATGGCTCCAACTATGGCGCCAAAAAATGCGCACCAGGATATACCCGGCAATCCATCTACCGCGAAGTCGAGCAATGTGAAACTGAATGACCGTAGCAATGGCAAACCTTTGCAGTTATTAAGTGAAGAAGACTGGCAGTTCTGGATTACAAACGGATACATTGTTATCAAAGACGCGGTGCCAAAGGAGCAGGTTAAAAAGATGGCCGATTTTCTTTGGGAATTTGAAGAAAAAGACCCGAATGATCCGGAAACCTGGTATGCTCCGCCACGAGCAGAAATGAAAATGAAAGAGCTGACCAATACCGGAATGGTTGAAGTTTACAACCATCAGTATATGTGGGACAATCGTCAGTATCCAAAAGTGCATCAGGCATTTACGGATATATGGGGAACTGAAAAACTTTGGGTAACAATTGACCGTGCGAACCTGAATATGCCATTACGACCGGGATTTGATTATAAAGGTTTCATTCACTGGGACTATGATCCGGAGACAAAACCACAAAATGTGCAGGGTGTATTGGCACTGGCAGACCAGGATGATGAAAACATGGGCGGCTTTCAGTGTATTCCTGAACTGTTCAGGACTTACGATACCTGGAAACTGACGCAGCCCGAAGACCGGGATCATTTTAAACCGGATATATCTGGTTTTGAACTGGTGAAAGTAAAAATGAATGCAGGAGATCTGCTGATTTTCAACAGCTCACAGCCACACGGAATAAGGCCGAACAGAAGTAAAGACAAAGTACGTATGGCACAATATATTGCAATGATGCCCGCTCAGGAAGACGATGAAGAACTGCGCCAATGGCGGATCAATTCCTGGAAAGAAAGGCAGGCACCGGAAGGCTACGCGTTTCCGGGAGATCCAAGAAACTGGGAAAAAACAAAATATGAAACAGCTATTTTGTCACCGTTAGGTAAAAAGCTGTTGGGCCTGGATAAATGGTAA
- a CDS encoding AraC family transcriptional regulator, which translates to MKIIREEIIPTQGSSFKVLLSPGLNDTFLWHFHPEYEIVYVEGTSGTRRVGDHISVYEGSDLVFIGPNIPHLNFDYGVRTECEQVIIQMKENFLGKDFLDIPELNSIKMLFDQSHYGLSFSGNTKQTVGEKLKKLPELDHFDQLMSLLQILKLLANSNEISILNTAPAGNKSLQKEQHRMDAIYKYVEVHFDQSPDVNFIAAQVNLTTAAFCRFFKKNTRMTFTDFVNQYRVNQAKNYLLQDKTVSETCFAVGFESLSYFNKLFKSIVGENPSEFKKQYLK; encoded by the coding sequence ATGAAAATCATTCGTGAAGAAATTATTCCTACACAGGGAAGTTCGTTTAAAGTTCTTTTAAGTCCGGGATTGAACGACACATTTCTATGGCATTTTCATCCTGAATATGAAATTGTTTATGTGGAAGGAACAAGCGGAACGCGGCGTGTCGGTGATCATATATCTGTGTATGAAGGGAGCGACCTGGTTTTTATCGGTCCTAATATTCCGCATCTGAATTTCGATTACGGCGTCCGTACGGAATGTGAGCAGGTAATTATCCAGATGAAGGAGAACTTTCTGGGAAAAGATTTTTTGGATATTCCAGAGCTTAATTCTATAAAGATGCTGTTCGATCAATCTCATTATGGTTTATCATTCAGCGGTAATACGAAGCAAACTGTTGGCGAAAAATTAAAAAAGTTACCCGAACTGGATCATTTTGACCAGCTGATGTCATTGCTCCAAATCCTGAAATTACTCGCAAATTCCAATGAAATCAGTATTTTAAATACTGCTCCGGCTGGGAATAAATCGTTGCAAAAGGAGCAGCATCGTATGGATGCGATTTATAAATATGTTGAAGTTCATTTTGACCAAAGTCCTGACGTTAATTTCATTGCCGCACAGGTAAACCTCACAACAGCCGCATTTTGCCGGTTTTTCAAGAAAAATACCAGAATGACTTTCACCGATTTTGTTAATCAGTACCGCGTCAATCAGGCTAAAAATTATTTATTACAGGATAAAACGGTCTCTGAAACCTGTTTTGCAGTCGGATTCGAAAGTCTTTCGTATTTTAATAAATTATTCAAAAGTATTGTCGGCGAAAATCCTTCGGAGTTTAAAAAGCAGTATTTGAAATGA
- a CDS encoding bestrophin family protein: MYIKRYLSPLIVYYYSWRMVLFSIFTGIMAIFVYQYLGWEWVAIPWLPVSLVGTATAFFVGFKNNQSYDRSWEARKIWGAITNQSRSFGSAVRAFTVYNSDSQLTTKELADNDIQTIIYRHIGWLYALKHAMAQRTSWEHEDKASKRQRAALHKTQESFDDEIVRYLSPQETDWIKTKRNMATQLLDRQSQHISKLRSEGLIDAYQHVELQNLIASFYDEQGKSERIKNTPFPRQYATTSSLFIFIFMTLLPFGLLTEFLELGEKYMFLLIPFNMIVSWVFMFMEYTGDISENPFEGLLNDVPVGSIVRNIEIDLRDMLGEDNLPEKIKPFYGALF, from the coding sequence ATGTACATAAAGCGCTACCTGTCACCTCTTATTGTTTATTATTATTCCTGGCGAATGGTCTTGTTTTCCATTTTCACGGGTATTATGGCAATTTTTGTTTACCAGTACCTTGGCTGGGAATGGGTAGCTATTCCCTGGTTACCGGTGTCGCTGGTTGGTACGGCAACTGCATTTTTTGTCGGTTTTAAAAACAATCAATCTTATGACCGCAGCTGGGAAGCCAGGAAAATATGGGGCGCTATCACCAATCAAAGCCGGTCCTTTGGCTCTGCTGTCAGAGCTTTTACCGTGTATAATTCTGATTCTCAGTTAACAACCAAAGAATTGGCTGACAATGATATTCAAACAATTATTTACCGGCATATTGGCTGGCTGTATGCCCTGAAACACGCTATGGCGCAGCGAACTTCCTGGGAGCATGAAGATAAGGCAAGTAAGAGACAGAGGGCTGCTTTACATAAAACACAGGAAAGTTTTGATGATGAAATTGTACGATATCTTTCACCTCAGGAAACAGACTGGATTAAAACCAAACGGAATATGGCAACCCAATTGCTTGACCGCCAGTCACAACATATCAGTAAATTAAGAAGCGAGGGATTGATTGATGCTTACCAGCATGTAGAATTACAAAATCTTATTGCTTCATTTTATGATGAGCAGGGAAAAAGCGAGAGAATTAAAAATACCCCGTTTCCGCGTCAGTATGCCACTACTTCGAGCCTGTTTATCTTTATATTCATGACATTACTTCCATTCGGTTTGCTGACCGAATTTCTGGAACTGGGAGAAAAATATATGTTTTTACTGATTCCCTTTAATATGATCGTTTCGTGGGTTTTTATGTTCATGGAATATACAGGTGACATCAGCGAGAACCCTTTTGAAGGATTGCTCAATGATGTTCCCGTTGGCAGCATAGTCCGGAATATAGAAATTGATCTCAGGGATATGCTTGGAGAAGATAATCTGCCTGAAAAGATCAAGCCATTTTATGGAGCTTTATTCTGA
- a CDS encoding bifunctional 2-polyprenyl-6-hydroxyphenol methylase/3-demethylubiquinol 3-O-methyltransferase UbiG has translation MINNYDPIAANYDFLSRLIFRQNLILSQTCLLQHIPPNCNILIVGGGTGWILEETAKIHSSGLSITYVEISEKMIGLAKKRDLKQNEAYFINIAIEDFITPNQFDIVLTTYLFDNFNEKKAILVFQKLASLLKEKGKWLFADFHIDKESKNWQKLLLKLMFRFFRIICDIEARELIPMDSKFTENGFREIYSYSRFYNFLKSSVYIRLSV, from the coding sequence ATGATAAACAATTATGATCCGATTGCCGCAAATTATGATTTCCTGAGCAGGCTTATTTTCCGGCAAAACCTGATCCTTTCACAAACCTGCCTGCTTCAGCATATTCCTCCCAATTGTAACATTCTTATTGTAGGCGGAGGAACCGGATGGATTCTGGAAGAAACCGCAAAAATTCATTCTTCCGGGTTGTCTATTACCTATGTAGAAATTTCTGAAAAAATGATAGGTCTCGCAAAAAAACGCGATTTAAAGCAGAACGAAGCATATTTTATCAATATTGCAATTGAAGATTTTATTACGCCCAACCAATTCGACATTGTGCTGACTACCTATTTATTTGATAATTTTAATGAGAAAAAGGCCATACTCGTTTTTCAAAAACTTGCTTCCTTATTGAAAGAAAAAGGGAAATGGCTATTTGCTGATTTTCATATTGATAAAGAAAGTAAAAACTGGCAAAAGTTGTTATTAAAACTCATGTTCCGTTTTTTCAGGATCATCTGCGATATTGAAGCAAGAGAGCTTATTCCAATGGATAGTAAATTTACAGAAAACGGCTTTCGTGAGATTTACAGTTACAGCCGGTTTTATAATTTTCTCAAATCTTCGGTTTATATCAGATTATCGGTTTAA
- a CDS encoding UbiA family prenyltransferase, which translates to MGSRIVQFVFFANYFVGLLAIALSVETVFQLELPSNSFAYYLLLFSATVMYYTYAYSGPASTAASANPRTEWYRRHHSFIGISQKFLLAVFLITGTFILFENYKRIFSLGLVYWLMVAAIPIAAVLYYGLLPKSLYRFNLRNTGWLKAFVIGFVWAGCVNILPVTMVKIEHGISVSEPGFMLWLFIKNWMFCTVNAVMFDIKDYDDDANKQLKTFVVRIGLRKTIFFILIPLLLVGLISLLIFTYYKNFGIVPVLINLIPFISLLFVAYSLQRPKKILYYLIVIDGLLLVKAICGITGMLFMKYFSS; encoded by the coding sequence ATGGGTTCACGAATCGTTCAGTTTGTTTTCTTTGCTAATTATTTTGTCGGGTTACTGGCAATTGCGCTATCCGTTGAAACAGTTTTTCAGCTCGAACTTCCATCCAATTCTTTTGCTTATTACTTGTTGCTTTTTTCGGCTACGGTCATGTATTATACCTATGCCTACTCCGGGCCGGCCAGTACTGCCGCATCTGCCAATCCGCGCACGGAATGGTATCGCCGCCATCATTCGTTTATAGGTATTAGTCAAAAGTTTTTACTGGCCGTATTTTTAATTACCGGCACATTTATCCTGTTTGAAAATTATAAACGAATTTTCAGTCTAGGCCTGGTTTACTGGCTTATGGTAGCGGCTATACCAATCGCGGCCGTTTTATATTATGGCTTGCTTCCCAAGTCACTTTACCGTTTCAATCTGCGAAATACGGGCTGGCTTAAAGCATTTGTAATTGGTTTTGTTTGGGCGGGCTGCGTCAATATTTTACCCGTCACGATGGTAAAAATAGAACATGGCATCTCTGTTTCAGAACCAGGTTTTATGCTTTGGCTTTTTATCAAAAACTGGATGTTCTGTACCGTTAACGCCGTTATGTTTGATATAAAAGATTATGACGACGACGCCAATAAACAACTAAAAACTTTTGTGGTCCGAATTGGATTACGAAAGACTATTTTCTTTATATTAATACCATTATTACTTGTAGGGCTTATTTCACTCCTGATCTTTACGTATTATAAAAACTTTGGAATTGTTCCGGTCCTGATCAACCTGATACCATTTATTAGTCTGTTATTCGTAGCTTATTCGTTACAAAGGCCGAAAAAAATTTTATACTATCTTATTGTCATTGACGGATTGTTGTTGGTGAAAGCCATTTGTGGAATTACAGGAATGCTTTTCATGAAGTATTTCAGTTCATAA